CCCGGCGTCGGGCGGCCCCGCGGATTCCGGAGGATCCGGGCCGCGGCGGAAAGCGACGTTCATCTTCGAGCGCCCGGTGGTTCCCGGAGCCGTCGTCCCGTTGAAGATCGAGCTCGCGGAGGAGACGACCGGCGAGTACCGGTTGCTCTCGAAGTTCGATTTCACAGACCCGCGGCTCACGGGAGTGACTCCGCTTCCCTTGCCGGCGCCGGCCCCTGCGGCGCCGCCGAAGCCGGAGCCGCCACCGCCGGCGGCCCCGGCACCCGAGCCGCCCGCGGCGCCCCCCACTCCGCAGCAGGCGCTCATGGAGGAGCTCTTCTCCGGCGTGACCCCCACGGTGAAGCTCCCGATCTTCTACCGCTTCGATTTCTTCAAGACGGCCGACGCGGGAACGATGGGGACGCTGACGCTCGCGATCAAGAAGCCGACGAGCGGCAACCTCACGCCGATCGTCGCGGCGAGGATCACGGGCCCCGAGGACAAGGTCGTCGCGAAGTTCGACAGGGAGGACACGTTCGCGCCGTCGCCGGCCAACTCGGCGACCGGCGGCGAGGTCGTCTTCCAGGCGGCGCACGATCTTCCGCCGGGCAAGTACTCGTTCACCGTCGTGGCGAAGGACCCGAACAGCGGCGAGGCGGGATTCCTTCTGAACAGGGATCTGGTCGTCCCCGATTTCCACGGGACGGACCTGGGAATCAGCACCGTGGTTCTCGCCCGCAAGGTGGAGCGCCTCGCGGCTCCGGCCGACGCCACCGCGCGTTACGTGCTGGGGAATTTCAAGGTCCTTCCGTCCCCCCGCCCCTCGTTCAAGGCCGGAGAGGACGTATGGCTCTACTACCAGATCTACAACACCGCCAACGACGCGGCGTCGGGGCAGCCGAAGATCAAGGTGTCGTACACCTTTCAGAAGATCGAGAAGACGAAGCCGATCATTCTCGGGGGCAAGCCGATCGAGCAGGTCGTGAACAACAACGTCCAGGCCTATTCGGTCACCGTCGCGCCGCAGTGGCCCGCGGGCGAGTACCAGGTCCTGCTCAAGGTCGACGACCTGATCGCCGCGAAGTCCGCGACCGCCGCCATCGCCTTCAGCGTCGTGAAGTAGCGACGGGGAGTGCCGCTCATGCCCCGAGCCAGGGAATCGAGCCCCTCCCGGCTCCGGATCCTCGCCGCACCGTGCGCGATGGCAGCCCTCGCGGCATGCCTCGCCACGTCCCCGGCGGCTACGTCGAAGACGCACGTCGGCGATGAGCCCACCGAGGAATGGCGGGAGGGACCGGTCCGGTACATCATCACGCGGGCGGAGGACGTCGAGTTCAAGTCGCTCCGCACGGAAGAGGACCGGCGCGCCTTCATCGAGAATTTCTGGCGACGACGGGATCCCACCCCGGAGACGCCGGGGAACGAGTACCGGGCCGAGTTCTGGAAGCGGGTCCGCAGCGCCAACAGCCAGTTCGGCAGGGACAACCCGCGCCCGGGATGGCGCTCCGACATGGGAAAGATCTTCATCCTCTTCGGTCCGCCCGACGAGATCCGGCGCAACGAGGTCCAGGAGGGCAGCCGGGGGACCATCGTCTGGACGTACCGCAACAGCCCCAGGATCGGCGGGTTCAGCACCGAGGCCGGTCCGAACACCGTCATCGCCTTCGCGCAGGACAGCACGAGTGAATACCGCCTGACGGCCGAGCCGACGAAGCTGGCGAATGTCTGGGAGGGGCTCCCCAACCCCCAGCCCCCCATGGGCCAGTTCAAGATATTCGAGATTCAGCGGCAGGCCCTGATGGACGCCTACAAGAAGCGCATCGGACTCACCGATCCCGTGATTCGCGAAGCGGGGGGCCCCGCGTTCGAGTCGCCGCTCGGTCTGACGATGATCCTGGGCCGGCTCCAGCAGCCGCCGAAGGAGTGGACGCTCAAGGGCGAGGTCAACACGCGGCAGTTCTTCGGAGCTCTCCCCTTTCGCGCCCGCGCTGATTTCTTCAAGACGACCGGCCGCGAGACCCAGACGCTCTTCAACGTGGCGATTCGGAGCACCTCGGTGACCTTCCGCGAGTCTCCGACGGGCGGGAAGCCCGCGATTAGGGCCTTCGCGAGGCTCCTGGACTCGACCGCCACGGCGCCGGCCATGCCGGCAGGCGCGGAGGTCGAGTTCGCGCCGGCGCCCGGGAACGACACGGCGGGACTCGACGACGACCTGATCTTCCAGGCGCACGCCCGGCTGGCGCCCGGGTCGTACGTCGCGCGCATCACCGTCCTCGACGAAGTCAGCGGCCGGACGGGGAACAGCGACACGGCGTTCACGGCTCCGGATTTCACGAGCTCCGGGCTGACAATCAGCACGGTCGCGCTGGCCTCCTCCCTCGATCAGGTGCCGCAGGAGAGCGCGGGCTCGACCGCGCCCTTCGTCATCGGGACGTTGATGGTCGTCCCGAGGCTCGGGCAGGAGTTCTCGGCGTCGGACGATCTCGCCTTCTACTACCAGGTGTACGGCGCGACGCCGGATCCCGCCACGTCCCGGCCGAAGCTGAACGTCGCGTACATCTTCTTCGCCCCCGACGGAGAAAAGCTGAAGGAGGTCGCCCGGATCGCGTTCGAAGGCCAGAACTCCGAGGCGCACGGCTACTCGCTGCCCCTCGAGAACTGGCCCCCGGGCGAGTACATCCTGCGCATCGAGGTCACCGACACCCTCGCGTCGCAGACGACGGATCGCGACGTCATTTTCCGCGTCAGGAAACCCTCCTGACGGAGCCCCCCGGCGGCACGCCGGGGGCATGCGCCGCGGCGGCGGACCCCGGGGCCGCATTCTTGACAATGGCGAAGGCCGCGCCGTAGAGTCCGAGCCTGCCATGACTTCCACTCCCGCAATCCGATTTCACAGCACGATGACCCGGCGCACGGAGGCTTTCTTTCCGCTCATTCCCGGCGCCGTCCGCATGTACACGTGCGGCCCGACCGTCTACGACCACGCCCACATCGGAAATTTCCGGGCCTACGTCTGGGAGGATCTCCTTCGACGGTTCTTGAAGCACCGGGGGTTCGCCGTGACGCAGGTGATGAACATCACCGACGTGGACGACAAGACGATCCGGAACAGCCTGGCCGCCGGACTCTCGCTCCGCGATTACACCGATCAGTACATCCGGGGATTCTTCGAGGACATCGATCGCCTCGGCATCGAGCGCGCAGAGATGTACCCGCGCGCCACCGATCACGTGCCGGAGATGCTGGACATCATCCGCTCACTCTCGGAGAAGGGGCACACGTACGAGAGCGGCGGCTCGACGTACTTCCGGATCGACACCTTCGCGCCGTACGGGCGCCTTTCCGGTCTCGATCCCGCCGGAATCCAGGCCGGGGCCCGGGTCGAGAGCGACGAGTACGAGAAGGACGACGTGCGCGACTTCGTCCTGTGGAAAGCCGGGAAAGAGGGCGAGCCCTCCTGGCCGGCCCCGATCGGCGAGGGGCGGCCCGGATGGCACATCGAGTGCTCCGCGATGAGCATGAAGTACCTCGGCCCGTCCTTCGACATCCACACGGGCGCCGTCGACAACATCTTCCCGCACCACGAGAACGAGATAGCGCAGAGCGAGGCGTCCACGGGCGCGACGTTCGTCCGGCTCTGGATGCACTGCGCGCACCTGGTCGTCGACGGCGAGAAGATGTCGAAGTCGAAGGGGAACTTCTACACGCTCCGGGATCTCGTCGGGAGGGGCCTCGATCCGCGGGCCATCCGTTACTTCCTCCTGTCGTCGCACTACCGCAAGCCTCTCAACTTCACGATCGAGGGCGTGCAGCAGACGGCGCAGGCTCTCGAGCGCCTCGACGCATTTCGTGAGCGGCTCGACTCGGAATCGCACCGGACCGGGACCTCGCCCCCGGCGCCGGACGGCGGCGGGCTCGAACCGCGGGTGCGCGCGCACGCCGAAGCCTTCGAAGAGGCTTTGGCCGACGACCTCAACACCGCCGAGGCGCTCGGAGCGATCTTCGAGATGGTCCGCACCGTCAACGCCGCGCTCGACAGGGGCGGCGTCGATCCCGGCGGCGTCCGGGCCGCCGTCGATCTGTACGGACGATTTCAGCGCGTCTTCGGCGTGAGAGCGCGCGAGGACGCCGCGCTCCCGCCGGAGCTTGCGGGGCTGGTCGAAGCGCGGCAGGAGGCGCGCCGGCGCAGGGACTTCTCCGAAGCCGATCGCCTCAGGAAGCTGCTGCTCGAACGAGGGATCACGCTCGAGGACACCCCCGGCGGAGTCCGATTCAAGCGCTCCACCTGACGCTCCCCTGCCGACCGCATCACGAAGAAGGGAGCGAACGCATGGACGACCCACGGCCGGAGCTCGGGCTGCGCGGCGAGGAGGCCGCGGCCCGGCATCTCGAGCGAAGCGGTTACGCGATCCTCGCGAGGCGGTTTCGGACCCGGCTCGGGGAGATCGACATCATCGCGGTGAAGGGCGACACGCTGGTCTTCGTCGAGGTGAAGACTCGGACCTCGGCCAGCCACGGCGCGCCCGAGGAGAGCGTGACCGCTGCCAAGCAGCGGCGCCTCGCCCTCATGGCCGGCACGTTTCTCGCCGCCCGCAGCCTGCACGACCAGGACTGCCGGTTCGACGTCATCGCGGTGGACGCGGCGCCGGACGGCGCGCTCGCGGTACGCCACACAGAGGACGCGTTCCGGACCTGAGATCCCCGCCCGCGTCAGCTGTCGCCGCCCGGCCCGGAGGGTGTCCGCCGGCCGTGCGTCGCCCGCAGGCCGGGGGAGATCCTGACGAACTCGCGGAGAGCCCGGATCAGCGTCGCCGGGCTGTTCCCCGTCTGCTTCCCGTGCGCCCGCGGGAAGTGCGTCACCGCGACCTCTCGGATCACGCATCCGCTCCGCGCAGCCTTGATGAGCGCCTCCGCCGATATGAAGATGGAGTTGGACGCGAGATCGAAATCCTTCAGGAGCTGGCTCCGGTAGACCTTGAACGCGCAGTCGACGTCGCGCACCCTCAGGCCGAAGAGCGCCCCCAGCATCCGCTTGTAGATCGCGGCGTTGAGACGCCGGTGGAACGGGTCGGCGCGGTTTTCCCGAAACCCCGTGACGACGTCCGCGCCCGGAAGGAGCGGCAGAAGACGCGGGAATTCCGCGAGATCGAACTGGCCGTCGGTGTCGGTGTAGAAGCAGAACCCCTTCGTCATCGCGGTGAACCCGCTGCGAAGCGCCGCGCCGTACCCCCGGTTCTCCTGATGGTGGATGACGCGAACCCGCCGGTCCTCGCGCGACAGGGCGTCGGCGATCGATCCTGTCCCGTCGTGCGAGCCATCGTTGACGACGAGGATTTCGAAGTTACCGGTGAGCTTCTCGACCGCCGAGCGAACCGCCTCGACCGTGGCGAGGATGTTCTCCTCCTCGTTGAACGCGGGAAGCACGACGGAGAGCCCGTCCCGATCCAGCGCCTGCGCGCCGAGATCCGACTCGCGGTTCACGTTGTCCATCCGTCTCACCCTCCGGCGCCCGTCGCCGTCACGAGCACGTACCCCGAGCTGTCGTCCCCGAATCGGGCCGTCACGCGGGAGATCGATCCGATGCGATCGACGAGATCCCGATACTCGCGCGCTCTCAGCACGACCGCGTTGTCCGGCCCTTCTCTCAGGAAGCTCTCGACCCGGCTCGGGCGATCCAGCGGCGTCACCGGCACATCAGCATAGTACAGGATGTAGTCGGCTCCCTTCCTCCCGACCCCGACGCGGGCCCCGGGCCGCAGGTAGCGCGAGAGCTCGTGTCCCACCTGCGGCGCGATGTTCAGCCGGTTGCCTGCGTCCATCAGCGACGGCCCGGGTCCGAGGCGCACCACCGCCACCGCGATCACGAGCGCGGCCGCGCCCGCGATCGGGCGGCCGCGCGCCATGCCGGCGGCGCAGGTGGCGGCGCCCGCGAGGACGAGCCCCGCCGCAACCATCACGGCGGTGCCCGCGCCGGGCAGCACGTCGCGGCGCGCGACGAGGAGGAAGCCCACCCCTCCCGCGGCGGCGAGAGCGAGCAGGATGGCCAGATCGCGGAGCCGGTGGGAGAGCCACGAAGCCGCGGCCGGCGCCCCCCCCCGACCCGAGGCGAGGACGATCACCCTCGCGACCAGGAGGGCGGCGGCCGGCAGGAGCGGCATCAGGTACTCCGGGCTCTTTCCCGACGCCGCGGAGAAGAAGACGAAGATGACCGCGAACCACGTCCGGAGGAGCCTCCACGCGGCGGCATGATCCGCGTCGAGCCGTGCCACCGGGAGCGCGGCGGGGATGAGGAACAGCGTCCACGGGAGGAAGTCGAGCGGCAGGGCCTCGAAGTAGAAGTACCATGGCTGCTGCCCGTTCCACGCGTCGAGGAAGCGGCTGACGTTCTGATGGAAGAGGATCTCGCGCAGCCCGTGCGCGCCCAGGCGGGCTTTCAGAAGGATGAACCAGGGAGCGACGATAGCGAAAAATACGACCCCTCCAATCGCCCACGGCCTCGCGACGCGAAGCGCCGCGGGAATCAGACCTCGAAGACCGCGCCGGCACGCCAGCGCGAGGTCGGCGCCGATCACGGCCACGGGGACGACGACCCCCACCGGTCCCTTCGTCAACACGGCGAGGGCGCAGGCCGCCATGAAGGCAATTCCTCCCGCCGCAAGAGTGGGCTTCGCATCCGACTCGCACGGCGTCACCCTCCCCAGAACGGCCATCGAGAGCGCCAGGGCGATCATCGACGAGAGGAGCATGTCGGTCGTGCACCACTGCGAGTAGAGCAGCACGCGCCCACAGGTGCCCAAGATCGCCGCGCCGAGGGCCCCCGTGACCGGATCGAACAGCCGGGCCCCGATGACGAAGGTCGAGAGCAGGAGGATGACCGCCGCGACCGCCGAGGGGATCCGCACGGCCGTCTCGCTGACGCCGCCGAAAAGTCGGCTGACCTCGGCCCCCGCCCAGACGAAGAGCGGCGGCTTGTCGATGTTCGGCACCCCGGCGTACGTGGGGACGACGTAGTCCCGGGACGCGACCATCTCGCGCGTCATGACGGCGTACCGCCCCTCGTCGGGGGGCCACAGAACGCGCCGGCCGATGTGGAAGAAAGGAAGCATGCAGAGAAAGACCAGCGCCAGGGCGATGCGGGACCTCATCGGATTCTTGACTCCCCGAAGAACCTTGTGTATAGATCACCGCCGGTGCGGGAATAACTCAGTGGTAGAGTGCGACCTTGCCAAGGTCGAAGTCGCGGGTTCGACTCCCGTTTCCCGCTCCACCACACCATATTGACCTTCAAGTTCGACGCGCTGGCAAAGAGGTCCGGAGGATCTCTTTGCCTTTGCCTTTTGAGGCGGCGTAGCCAAGCGGTAAGGCAGAGGTCTGCAAAACCTCCATACATCGGTTCAATTCCGATCGCCGCCTCCAACCCACCCCCCCCACCGGCCGGGACGGTCCGGCCCCGCAATCCCTTCGGGCTGCCGGCATCGCGGGCAGCCGCCCGGTGGACGCAACCTGTTGATGGAGAATGAGAAACCCCGCTGAGAGGCCGGCCCGCGGGGAGCCCCACGGATGTTGACGCCGCCCGAAAGCGGCGTGTATTATACGCGCCCTTGTCGCGGGGGGACGAAAGTTCCCTCAACCGAATCCTGCCTCGCGGGTAGGCACCCGCGGGGAAGAGAAGGTGTCGATGGACTCGGAGAGGCGGCTCCCGCACGCGCCCCCCGCTCCGATTCACACCCTTGAAGTTCAGGGCTCCGCAGATCCGTCCGCGGGCTCGGCGGAAATCACGAGACTCGTGGAGGTCGACAGGCCGCAAGACTCGAGAGGACGTGTTCATCGGTTCAGGAAGCCAGAGGTCTGATATCTTTCTTTCGTAACGTTTCTTGTATGTCCGGAAGCCCTCGCGAGCGCGGGGGCGTCTAGGGAGGTCGAAGTAGATGAAGATGCAGCGGTTCGTGACGGTGGGTGCTGTTGTGGCCCTGGCGCTTCTCGTCGTCGGTTGCGCCAAGCCCCCCGTCGAGGAGCAGAATTCGGCCAAGCAAGCGCTCGACAATGCCCGCACCATCGCCGAGAAGTGGGCGCCGAACGAGTGGCGGTCCGCGCAGCAGGCGTTCGATGACTCGAACAAAGAGATCGAAACACAGAACAACCGATTCGCGCTGATGCGCAACTACGACAAGGCGAAACAGATGCTCGGCGACGCCAAGAACGCGGCCGACCGCGCCAAGCAGGCCGGTATCGACAACAAGGAAGCCGCCAAGAAGGAAGCCGAGGCCAAGCTCGGTGAGGCCGAGGCGGCGATCACGGCGGCCCGGGCGGCGCTCGACGCGGCCCCGAAGACCAAGGACACGAAGGCCGACCTCGAGCTCTTCAAGTCGGACCTCGACGGGCTCAACACGTCGATCGGCGACGCGAAGAACATGATGGGGCAGGAGGCCTACAAGGAGGTCTCCGCCAAGGCTGACACCGTCAAGAACCAGGCCAACGACATCAAGGCCAAGCTCGACGAAGCCACCGCCAAGGCCGCAGCCAAGAAGGGTGCGCACAAGGGCGGCAAGAAGTAAGATCCGACTCCACGTGACCCTGGATCCCGCCGCGCCGGTCGACGGCGCGGCGGGATCCAGGCGCCGCTCGCCGCGGCGAACCGGTGGAGGCGCGGATTTGAGACAGACGTTCCTCACGCAAGCCCGCGCGCTCCCATCGCTCCTCCTGCTGGCCCTCGTCCTCGCGACCACCGCGTGCGCGGACGCCCCCGTGCTGCTCAAGTACGAAGTGAAGGGGGCGATCCAGGCGGCGCGCGATGCGGAGGCCGACACCTACGCGGGCGATCTCCTCGGGCGCGCCGAGGCGGCGTATCGCGCGGGAACGCTCGCGATGGATCTCGAGGGCGAGCGGTGGTCGCCCGCGCGCGACTACGATCCGGCGATCACCCAGCTCGAGACGGCTCTCGCCCGGGCGCGCCTCGCGCGCCAGCTCTCCATCTCCCGGAAGTCGGATCTCGCGACCAGGGCCGAGGCGCTTCTCGTCGACGCGCGCGCCTCCATCCAGAACCTCAACTTCATCTTCAGCTACCTCCCCCCGCGCACGCGGGCGCGCTCCGACCTGATGCACGCCCGGGTCCTCGTCGAGGAAGCGGTGACCCTCCGCAAGCGCGGAGATCTCGCGCCGGCGGTCGAGCGGGCGGGCGCCGCGGCGCAGGAGACGGCGCTGATAGCGGAGACGCTCGCCCGGATCATCGATCGCTTCGCCGGGAGCGATCGCATGGCCGATTACCGGCGCTGGATCCGGGACACCGTCCGCGAATCCGAGGCGACCGGAGACCACGCGATCCTGGTCGACAAGCTGAGGCACACGCTGACTCTCATCCGGGGAGGGCGCGTCGTGCGGACGTACCGCGCCGAGCTCGGGCTCAACGGCAGCGCCGACAAGACCGTGTCCGGGGACAAGGCGACTCCGGAGGGTCGCTACCGGATCGTCGAGAAGAAGGATCTCGGCGAGACGCACTGGCACCGCGCGCTCCTCATCAACTATCCGAACGACGGCGATCGCGCGCAGTTCGCGGAGGCGCAGCGGCGCGGCCTGCTTCCCCGCCGCGCGCGCATCGGCGGGCTGATCGAGGTTCACGGCGAGGGGGGACGCTTCCAGGACTGGACCGAGGGGTGCATCGCGCTCGACAACGACGACATCGACGAGCTGTTCCGGCTGGTCGCGGTCGGCACCCCCATCACCATCGTCGGCTACGAGGGTGACAACTGGCTGGAGATCCAGCCGGCCCGCGACGGCCGTCCGGAGGTGACCGCCGAGCGACAGGACGGCCCGGCGCCGAGATCCCGCCGCTCGGGAAGCCGCAGGGGGGAGAGGCGGTGACCCGCCTGCCGCCGCCACGGCAAAGGCTCTCCGCGCCGCGCCCGGCGGCGCCGGCGCCCGCTCGCAGGACGGGTCGTCTCGCGGGCGTAGCCCTGTTGCTGGTGGCGACCTCGCTCGGCCTCGCCGCCGGATTCGTCGCCCTCAGGATGGGCGCGCGCCGCGGGGAGGGTCCGCCGTCGGTCGAGCTCGTCGCGGTGCCTGAGGACTCGCGATCGATCGAGGCGCTCGCCGCGTCCCTCGACAAGGACGTGAAGGCGCTCCGATCTCAGAACAAGCGCCTCGAAGAGAAGATGGCGAAGGTCCGACCCCATGGGCTGTACGTCGTCATCGACGTCGGCGCCGACAAGCTCTTCGTCATGCAGGACGAGAAAATCCTCCGCGAAGCGGTCTGCTCCACGGGATCCGGCGTGCGCCTCGCCGACCCGAACACGCCGCGCTCGTGGGTCTTCGACACGCCGCGCGGCGAGCTGACGGTCCGGGGGAAGACGACCGATCCGATATGGGTGAAGCCCGACTGGGCGTTCATCGAGACCGGCGAGGGGATCCCGCACAGCCGCGACGACCGGATGGAGGAAGGAGTCCTGGGCGACTACGCGCTCGATCTCGGCCAGGGATACCTCATCCACGGGACCCTCTTCGAGCGGGCGCTCGGGCTGCACGTGACCCACGGCTGCGTGCGCATGGGCTCGAAGGATCTCGAGTACCTCTTCAAGACCGTGAAGCCGGGGACCAAGGTGTACATTGTCTGATCGCCCGGGCCGGAACCGGCTGCGAGGCGCGCTGGCTCTCGCCGCCGTCTGCGCGCTCGCGCTCTCCGCGCCGCGCGCGGGAGCGGACACCGCGATGGACCGGGTCCGATCCCTCATCGAGGAGAAGCGCGCGCTCACGTGGAAGAACCAGCAGCTCACCACGGAGCTGTCGTACGCCAGCACGCCGGCGCCGTACGTGTTCGTCGATCTCCAGAGCCGTGCGATCGAGTTCCGCGTCCGCGGCAAAGCGCACAAGATCTACCACGCCGACGCGATAGAGGTTCTGGGCGATGAAGGGAAACCGATCTCCCAGGCCGCGCTTCACTCGCTGGCCCCGAACCCCGTCGAGGTCCTCGAGAAGGCGGGAGGCCCCCCCGAGCTGAAGCCGCCTCCCGCCTCGGCGCCCGACGCGAACGGAAGCAACTTCACCGGCCCCGATCCGAACGCCGGGCCGGTTCACTCGGACGCGGGCATCCTCGGCGTCGACGCTCCGACGAACTACGACGTGGCCCTGGAGGGGAGCGTCACGATCCAGATCCGGACCGTGCCCAGGGAGACGCGCTGGGAGAAGATCCGCGGCACTTTCTCGGAGGCGCTGGCGGCCTTCGCCTCCGCCCTGCGCCATCTCACCGGGGGCGGAAGGCCCGAGACACCGGTGGTTCATTCGGCCGCCGTCCGGGTCACCTTCGACGAGGAATCGGCCAAGGCCTTCTACCACTCCATCCTGCCGACCGAGCACGTCTTTTTCCTGCCCGCCCCTCCCCCGCCTGTGGAGCTGGTCGCGACGCTCAATCCCTCTCCGGCTCCGGCGAGATAGGACTCGATGGCTCCGCGCCACTCCAGGTATCTCCGGCTCGTCGTCTGCGGTCTCCTGTTGGCCGGGGCGCTCGCACGCGACGCCGGCGCCTCCGGCCTCGGCGGTCTTCTCGGAAACGAGTCGTCCCCCCGCGATTCCAGGATCGCGAAGGGGTTGAAGGAGGCCCTCAAGGTCGGATCGGCGAACGCGGTCGGCCGCACGGGCACCGTCGACGGCTACTTCAGGAACGAAGCGATCAAGATCCTGATTCCGGAGAAGCTCAAGCCCGTCGAGAAGGGGCTCCGTACCGTCGGCCTCTCGTAGAAGGTGGACGAGCTCGTGCTCGGCATGAACCGGGCGGCCGAGAGGGCCGCCCCCGCCGCGAAAAACATCTTCCTGGGCGCGATCCGCAAGATCACCTTCGAAGACGTGCGGCGGATCTACTCGGGCGGCGACACCGCCGCGACCGAGTACTTCAGGGCGAAGACGACCGCGCCCCTCACCGCCGCCTTCGCTCCGGCCGTGAAGCAGGCGATGGAAGAGGTCGGGGTGTCTCGCCAGTACGACGAGATCGCCTCGCGATACGACCGGCTCCCGCTGGTCCATCGGGAGGCGTTCGACCTCGACGAGTACGTCGTCTCGAAGGCGCTCGCGGGGATCTTCCTCGTCCTCGGCGAGGAGGAGAGGAAGATCCGGACCGACCCCGCGGCCCGCGTCACGAGCCTCCTCAGGGACGTCTTCGGACACCCCTAGCCCGGCGGAGGACCCGCTGCTCCCCGCAGCACGGCGATCCACCTCCGCATCGAATCGAGGATGATGACTCCCACGCACCCCATCATCACCGCCGCCAGGGTCGCGTTCAGGTAGCCGAGGAAGGGCTGCCCGCCGGCCGTCGCCAGGGGAAGGAAGTTGTCGAAGATGCTCTGCCAGCCGGCGGTGAGCGTCGTCGTCGCGACGAAGGCGAGCGGGAGCCCCGTCACCCACGCGTACCGCGCGCGGCCCGAGTTGATGATCACGGTGGTCCCGACGCAGAGGGCCGTCGCGGCGAGGAGCTGGTTCGAGATGCCGAACATC
The sequence above is a segment of the Acidobacteriota bacterium genome. Coding sequences within it:
- a CDS encoding DUF4197 family protein produces the protein MAPRHSRYLRLVVCGLLLAGALARDAGASGLGGLLGNESSPRDSRIAKGLKEALKVGSANAVGRTGTVDGYFRNEAIKILIPEKLKPVEKGLRTVGLS
- a CDS encoding DUF4197 domain-containing protein, which gives rise to MDELVLGMNRAAERAAPAAKNIFLGAIRKITFEDVRRIYSGGDTAATEYFRAKTTAPLTAAFAPAVKQAMEEVGVSRQYDEIASRYDRLPLVHREAFDLDEYVVSKALAGIFLVLGEEERKIRTDPAARVTSLLRDVFGHP